One Salvelinus alpinus chromosome 9, SLU_Salpinus.1, whole genome shotgun sequence genomic window, TTTGGGGAAATACAGCACTACAAACAGAAGACGGAAAACATTAGTCACTCACTCAACAACTCCCAAAAACGATTGATACAAAGAGTATACACACTAAATAAACCTTGACTCTGATGTATATTTAGTAGTTATGCGTTATCCCACTTGTATGAATTTGCAGCAGGATAGAGAAGCATCATGATCTTAGGGAAACGGCAGATGACACTTACATTCTGAGGGGTCAGCCTTGATTGGTTCAAAGACTGCTGAAGAAGAGCAGCCATCCAATGAGGCAGAGGACTGGAGAGGCTGGGTGTCCAACAGGGGAGTCGGTTGGGCATTTGTGTTTGTAGTGGGTGTGGAAACAGTCAGTGTGCTGGACACTGTAAAAGAATGATGGTGATATGAGTGACATCTTTTTCTGCAATTTCACTTCTACACTACATACACGTAATAACTACGTTGCTCAGATAAAGAGCAAAACGTACCTGCAGTGGTGACTGCCTGATTGGAAGTAGCTGTGCAGGCAGGTAAGAGTGTGGCAGGACTGGGGTTGGAGGAGTGGGCCAGAGGCTGGCTGGGCTGGGAGGGGGCAGTAGGTGCCGGTTTTGTGTTGGCAGCAGCAGGCACTGGAAGGCTCTGGAGCATGTCCTCGGGTGGGGGGACGGACAGTACCACTGGAGACGGGCTGGATGGGTCCTTGTTCACAAGGAGAACCTCAATGGGTCCTGCTGAGCTCTTGAGACGGATCTGATACTTCTTCTGTCCAATCAGTACCTGCCAACAATCACTCAGTCAGACGGTTGTGGCACAGGGAAGTCCAACTCAGATTCTGTAGAGCTGCTGCGTGTAGGCCTTTGTTTCAACCCAGCACTGACACACTTGATTCATATAATTGTATAAATCGTTGTCCAGACTGCGATTCGTTTATTTTTTTAAGTAGAATTAGTGCTAGGCTGGAACAGAAGCCTGCACAACCTTGGCTGGCAACCATTCACATCACTCCAGCCAAACTGAAGTTTCTTCTTCACAGTGAGTCTAGATTTGCCTTCCTCCTGCTATGATTTCTAGAATGCGAACACATTCTGaccgttctgattggtcccagataCCGAAAGGTTGGGCAAGAGCCAGCCTACATAATGACCTTATCAACTTTGATATTCTGATTGGTTACATTTGTTGGagacgatccaatcgctgattGATTTATTTTGTACAACGCCCATTTTGAAGTCACACAAACGATTTCTAGGATTGCTGATTCAGACTGAATGTATGTAGCAGATTCAGACTGAATGTATGTAGCAATCGATAGAGAAGAGGAATTAAATTCAAGGTGTGTGGTCAGGCAATGCACAACCAGCAGCTCGCCAGAATCCaagttggagacccctggtcaGAGGATGGTGAGACAGAAAGGGGAGAGTAGTTGGGTCTAACAGTACAAACACTTACCGACTCAGGTATGGGCACCTCCAGTTGTGTGCCTGTGGGAGCGCGGATCGCTAGGAGAGTGTCACCTGTGGAGGCCAGAGATGGGGTGAgtgggatttttttttaattggtaGAACAAAAAGGGAATTGAAGAACAGAAAAATATAAGAGAGAAACATACCTTTGAAAGCACTACAGAGGTCTTCGTGTTTTACATAAGCCATAGTGTGCTTGTGTTAAGGGCCAAGAGTTTATTTACTACTGCAACATGAATTTAAGAGCTAAGTATTGAGCTAAAAATCTAATCACTACCATCTAAAGCATCTTGGGGTGTACCTTAACCCATTTTGGctcacgagtggcgcagcggtctacggcactgcatcttagcgcaagaggagtcactacagtccctggttcaaatccaggctgtatcacatctggccgtgattgggagtcccatagggcggcgcacaattggcccagcgtcgtccgggtttggccagggtaggccgtcattgtaaataagaatttgttcttaactgacgtgcctagttaaataaaggtgaaataaataaatacaaatatctaGTAACTAACACGCTAGATCTGCTAAGCTTAGTGACTACTAGACAGAGGGATTGTAGTTAAGGATATGGGCTGTTCTGTGAGTCGTCTGTGACGTTCATGATGCTCTGCTGGACCCAGACCCTCTGCTGATCCAACTCGTGCTCCCGCTTGTCCAGATCATCCAGCTCTGCCTTCAGATCAATGAGTTTATCGGCTATCTCCTGTGTGTTACAGCCAGGACCAACACCCCTGGGGACAGGAAACAGGTATCACAAATAAATGTACCGTGTTGTGGTATCAACAATTTGCATATCTACTTTCACTGGAAATGTTTATAGATTTTGAAAACTAGATTTTGAAAAAGTGGCGCTCTCGAAATGGTCAGACAGAAACCCcattggcccaactctctaaatatatgACTCTGGATAACACACACAACAGTCAACGGCAAGGCATTGGTAGGAACACAGTTAAGACACCTCTCCTTATCTGACTTCACTTACATAACAGACAGCTAGCACACTTGTAGTTTCTGAATGGCGAGAGGGTGCCACCCAAGATTTACTAACAGAGCCCATAACGCCATGTCCTTGACTTACTTCCACTGAATACTGTTCTTAGACTTCTTCTCGATCAGTCCGATGCCCTCAAGCACATTGGTGATGTCGTAGATGCGGCGCTTCTGTCTTACAGCTAGGGTGTCTGCTGCCTGTGGGTGAGAAAGAGCGGTCAATGTTATTTATACATCGGTGTAGAGCAGTTTGGAGGTCCATTGAACAAATCCACAGTTAAAAACAAATAGCTTGGTAGATTCTATAACGTCGAGGAAGCTTAGCTATTCATGGGGCTTCAAAGTTACACATAACTGAGTGTTCTTTCACGCTTGTGTTCAACAAGCACTTACAGCAATAAACATATGGCTAGTGCTGATAACTACGATGGGTTAATCCTCATTACTGCTATGGGATGACATATATTCTATTGTGGTCAGTCACACCCAGCCCAAACAAAACCTAACATATTGTCAGCATAATTTAAACCATGATAATGGTGACTTGCGGATTGATTGATTTTCTAGCTACATAAAAGGGTGTGTGACTCTGAACCGGGTTCGGTTTTAACTGTTTTGCCAGATCCAGTTCATAACAACAATGTGCAGCCTTGCGTGCTTGTCTTCACTGCGGCTGCAGGGGGCAGAATAtataaagttagctggctagcttgctGCTTAGTACCTCAACCAATGACCTCAACAGAGGAGGAGTTGAAGTAACGTTACTTGGCAACTGGCTAGCCAACTTTTCCTACATTCAGTGGACGGGAAAATTGAACTATTCAAACACATAAACAGAAAAAAAACACTTGACCCAACGTATCACGCggatggctaacgttagcttgcgaAAACCTTGAATTAGATTTACTACTAACGGTAGCTAGCCACAAGCTACATTTACATCCGCGTGCCAACAACAAAGAGTAAGGCATGCTTACTGCTTTCAGGTCTAAAACTCCATCCTTGGCCTCTTGTAGCAAAGATACAAATTTGGTTGTAAGCAATCCTAGACTCTTCTCGTGTCGACTTGGGGTTTGGGGTTGAAGCGAGTCTCCCATAGCTCCAAATTCGGTTCTTTCCGACTCCAGCTCCATCTGATTAGGAATTCTTGTTCGAATCCGTAcaacagtaacgttagctagccggCCCCAAACTCACTTGCTAGCTAGAAACCCCTTTTCATTCGCCGTGCTAAAGTGAGATTTATCTATATAAAATGCTTTGCATGGTACTAATTGTAGGATAATCCAATATGGTCCGGTCCAGATTATTGACCtgataatttaaaaaaaggcCTGCAAAATATTTAATCGAGCGTACGGTCCGAGGCCGTTGGACACACGAGGTATGCTGGGATGGTTTGGTTTGTGAAGCCAAGGGGCCACCTGCAAAACATGAGCTACTATGAAAAGCGTAGACTATAAATTGTAATCGTTTTACTTGACAAGAAAGTCAACT contains:
- the LOC139584446 gene encoding transcription factor E2F4-like isoform X2, which translates into the protein MELESERTEFGAMGDSLQPQTPSRHEKSLGLLTTKFVSLLQEAKDGVLDLKAAADTLAVRQKRRIYDITNVLEGIGLIEKKSKNSIQWKGVGPGCNTQEIADKLIDLKAELDDLDKREHELDQQRVWVQQSIMNVTDDSQNSPMAYVKHEDLCSAFKGDTLLAIRAPTGTQLEVPIPESVLIGQKKYQIRLKSSAGPIEVLLVNKDPSSPSPVVLSVPPPEDMLQSLPVPAAANTKPAPTAPSQPSQPLAHSSNPSPATLLPACTATSNQAVTTAVSSTLTVSTPTTNTNAQPTPLLDTQPLQSSASLDGCSSSAVFEPIKADPSELLYFPKELSDMFDPTKEIMSADLLEELMSSEETQTAFHRNPG
- the LOC139584446 gene encoding transcription factor E2F4-like isoform X1 produces the protein MELESERTEFGAMGDSLQPQTPSRHEKSLGLLTTKFVSLLQEAKDGVLDLKAAADTLAVRQKRRIYDITNVLEGIGLIEKKSKNSIQWKGVGPGCNTQEIADKLIDLKAELDDLDKREHELDQQRVWVQQSIMNVTDDSQNSPMAYVKHEDLCSAFKGDTLLAIRAPTGTQLEVPIPESVLIGQKKYQIRLKSSAGPIEVLLVNKDPSSPSPVVLSVPPPEDMLQSLPVPAAANTKPAPTAPSQPSQPLAHSSNPSPATLLPACTATSNQAVTTAVSSTLTVSTPTTNTNAQPTPLLDTQPLQSSASLDGCSSSAVFEPIKADPSELLYFPKELSDMFDPTKEIMSADLLEELMSSEVFSPLLRLSPPPGDHDYIYNLDETEGLCDLFDVPILNL